From a region of the Salvelinus fontinalis isolate EN_2023a chromosome 13, ASM2944872v1, whole genome shotgun sequence genome:
- the LOC129868395 gene encoding uroplakin-3b-like, whose translation MSWTYMLSYTSFFSAFLFGVRPQIVSLDHIPEILPYEASGRVTSTTIVLGQPLCYFNTLTQLKCSQSTCQVWAAIASGPGINNFDIDKLVAVQIVSASPYPIAFSSQTDRMYFVTKLGRPKDFPCGQLPGIKYFRVGAEGNCTNTNCNGILPPGSTVRVKYILIDPVSRGVVSESKWSYPISLTSTRSWSSIDEWIGKHSGGMVVITVISSCLLAVLLLLLGAVLLLDGLGSFRGGHDITTGPGILGQYSY comes from the exons ATGTCTTGGACGTACATGTTATCATATACATCTTTCTTCAGTGCATTTTTGTTCGGAGTCCGACCGCAAA TTGTGTCTCTGGATCATATTCCTGAGATTCTCCCCTATGAGGCGAGTGGCAGGGTAACCAGCACTACCATTGTGCTGGGCCAGCCTCTGTGCTACTTCAACACACTGACCCAGCTCAAATGCAGTCAAAGCACCTGTCAAGTATGGGCTGCCATCGCCTCTGGACCAG GCATCAACAACTTTGACATTGACAAGCTGGTAGCAGTACAGATCGTCAGTGCCTCTCCATACCCTATTGCCTTCAGCAGCCAGACTGATAGAATGTACTTTGTAACCAAATTGGGTCGCCCTAAGGACTTCCCCTGTGGCCAGTTGCCTGGCATCAAGTACTTCAGAGTAGGTGCGGAGGGCAACTGCACCAACACCAACTGCAATGGGATCCTACCTCCGGGTTCCACTGTCAG GGTGAAGTACATCCTCATTGATCCAGTGTCCAGAGGAGTGGTCTCAGAGTCTAAATGGTCATATCCCATTTCTCTAACATCAA CGAGGTCCTGGTCCTCCATAGATGAGTGGATAGGGAAGCACTCTGGGGGAATGGTGGTCATCACAGTCATCTCTTCCTGTCTGCTGGCTGTCCTGCTACTGCTGCTGGGAGCTGTGCTGCTACTGGACGG TTTGGGATCATTCCGTGGAGGCCATGACATCACCACTGGACCTGGGATACTGGGACAATACTCATACTAA